A stretch of Paracoccus seriniphilus DNA encodes these proteins:
- a CDS encoding lactoylglutathione lyase family protein → MNPTPRTFSHIGLSVPDLDAAVKFYSEVLGFYIVMPPSQAVEDDSAIGIMCTDVFGSGWGSLRIARLSTADGIGIEIFEFPGNYAPEQRLEHKRHGTFHFAVQDPDVEGLTARIVAAGGRQRMPVREYFPGEKPYRMVYVEDPFGIVFELYSHSYELTYSAGAYV, encoded by the coding sequence ATGAATCCGACCCCGCGCACATTCTCACATATTGGCCTGTCGGTTCCCGATCTGGACGCCGCCGTGAAATTCTATTCGGAAGTTCTGGGTTTCTATATCGTGATGCCCCCGTCACAAGCGGTCGAGGATGACTCGGCCATTGGCATCATGTGCACCGATGTCTTTGGTTCGGGCTGGGGTTCGCTGCGGATTGCCCGTCTGTCGACAGCGGACGGGATCGGCATCGAAATATTCGAGTTCCCCGGCAATTACGCCCCCGAACAGCGGTTGGAACACAAGCGCCACGGAACCTTTCACTTCGCCGTTCAGGATCCGGATGTCGAAGGCCTGACAGCACGCATCGTGGCCGCCGGGGGTCGTCAGCGCATGCCGGTCAGAGAGTATTTCCCCGGCGAGAAACCCTATCGCATGGTCTATGTCGAAGACCCTTTCGGCATTGTCTTCGAACTCTACAGCCACAGCTACGAGCTGACATATTCCGCAGGGGCCTACGTCTAG